Proteins co-encoded in one Candidatus Goldiibacteriota bacterium genomic window:
- a CDS encoding winged helix-turn-helix transcriptional regulator, with translation MVEKKKDKSLNNQVGWNLYRTGMMMRREGARMLMRYNLTPEQWQIMMILGSKGALTQKALGDITLQDAPAISRAVQRLIVKNYAKKSSSNKDKRAVQVEITGKGGLLLSDIESRMKKAHRVNNIYQNFSDVKKRQLIKLLTELRSNLENNIHPDNFGGEK, from the coding sequence ATGGTTGAAAAGAAAAAAGATAAGAGCCTGAATAATCAGGTGGGATGGAACCTTTACCGTACAGGAATGATGATGCGCAGGGAAGGGGCAAGAATGCTTATGAGGTATAACCTTACCCCGGAGCAATGGCAGATAATGATGATTCTTGGAAGCAAAGGCGCTCTTACGCAGAAGGCGCTTGGCGATATAACGCTTCAGGACGCGCCTGCCATTTCAAGGGCTGTTCAACGACTGATAGTGAAAAATTACGCTAAAAAAAGTTCAAGCAATAAAGATAAAAGGGCTGTACAGGTGGAAATTACCGGTAAGGGCGGGCTGCTTCTTTCGGATATTGAATCAAGAATGAAAAAAGCTCACAGGGTAAATAATATTTATCAGAATTTTTCTGACGTTAAAAAAAGGCAGCTTATAAAACTGCTTACTGAATTACGGTCAAATTTGGAAAATAATATACATCCGGATAACTTTGGAGGAGAAAAATGA
- a CDS encoding TolC family protein, whose translation MKRLIALVLSAVFIAGTAAAEPLTFDAALKNAFEKNTSITKAYSDYKISKAVVEQTYGMFDVMLDAGVNYIEQRDIATSPLSPSELKVLSYNVGLSEKIFTGGFLGLKLTNDRTTMLYGDIDPMMAAFLGPAETYDPSLSISLSQPLLKGVWGRPDEKAIEIGKKSILLSKEALKNTVYNQISALRESFYFVYMSDEMLKTQKKLYDDASKFYKETLNLKQIGMRETKDVYQTQASLLSAEAGITPAENQVKFAKEQFLNLAGYSDAQWENIEVEMTGAVEEIEIPGELNSQMEETLVDVQPEVVMAKLGMDMTGIEDEMKFADMLPELNLIGSYGIDGLATDLDGAFDTMSTNNYNNFMVGVNLKYSFPNRGNIAAKSQTEEKLKKAREDYEFLRRQMKIMIRDGYRKLLSAKNDYEKKKEATQLQNKRLGIEEKDFKQGRSSTRELLMAQTDASTAKLSEIGSFITYIQAVNNWSKISGKYNGYFDEYLKDKE comes from the coding sequence ATGAAAAGATTAATCGCACTGGTTTTAAGCGCGGTATTTATCGCGGGTACGGCAGCGGCGGAGCCTTTAACGTTTGACGCCGCTTTAAAAAATGCTTTTGAAAAAAACACATCAATAACAAAAGCGTATTCAGATTATAAGATTTCAAAAGCGGTGGTAGAGCAGACATACGGCATGTTTGACGTAATGCTGGACGCGGGCGTTAATTATATAGAGCAGAGGGATATTGCAACTTCCCCGCTTTCGCCGTCCGAATTAAAAGTCCTTTCATATAATGTGGGGCTTTCAGAGAAAATATTCACAGGCGGATTTCTTGGGTTAAAGCTTACAAACGACAGGACCACAATGCTTTACGGGGATATTGACCCTATGATGGCGGCGTTTTTAGGGCCGGCAGAAACATATGACCCTTCGCTTTCAATTTCCCTTTCTCAGCCGCTTTTAAAAGGCGTGTGGGGCAGGCCCGATGAAAAAGCCATTGAGATAGGAAAGAAATCCATTCTTCTTTCAAAAGAGGCCCTGAAAAATACTGTTTATAATCAGATATCAGCCCTGCGTGAATCATTTTATTTTGTATATATGTCAGACGAGATGCTGAAAACACAGAAAAAGCTTTACGATGACGCAAGCAAGTTTTATAAGGAAACGCTGAATTTAAAACAGATAGGCATGAGGGAAACAAAGGATGTTTATCAGACGCAGGCTTCCTTATTATCTGCGGAAGCCGGCATTACACCGGCAGAGAATCAGGTTAAGTTTGCCAAAGAGCAGTTTTTAAACCTTGCGGGCTATTCCGACGCGCAGTGGGAAAATATAGAAGTTGAAATGACCGGCGCTGTTGAAGAAATAGAGATTCCCGGTGAACTGAATTCTCAAATGGAAGAAACCCTTGTTGATGTTCAGCCCGAAGTTGTAATGGCAAAGCTGGGGATGGATATGACCGGAATTGAAGATGAAATGAAATTCGCGGACATGCTTCCGGAACTTAACCTTATCGGCAGTTATGGAATTGACGGGCTTGCAACGGATTTAGACGGCGCGTTTGACACTATGTCCACAAATAATTACAATAATTTTATGGTGGGCGTTAATCTTAAATATTCTTTCCCGAACAGGGGAAACATAGCGGCAAAAAGCCAGACAGAAGAAAAACTGAAAAAAGCGCGGGAAGATTATGAATTTTTAAGAAGGCAGATGAAAATAATGATTAGGGACGGGTACAGAAAACTGCTGTCCGCGAAAAATGATTATGAAAAGAAAAAAGAAGCCACACAGCTGCAGAACAAAAGGCTTGGTATAGAAGAAAAAGATTTTAAACAGGGAAGGTCTTCAACCAGGGAACTGTTAATGGCGCAGACAGACGCGTCAACCGCGAAGTTAAGCGAAATAGGTTCTTTCATTACATATATTCAGGCGGTAAATAACTGGAGTAAAATTTCAGGAAAATATAACGGGTATTTTGATGAATACCTTAAAGACAAGGAGTAA